In Paenibacillus algicola, a genomic segment contains:
- a CDS encoding carbohydrate ABC transporter permease, translated as MKSSFGDQVFEWSNRFILFLVTLVVLYPLVYVVSASISDPQYVNTGQMWLWPIDITLDGYRRVLDNPDIWIGYRNTIIYTLLGTSLNLLLTIPCAYALARKDLYGRNVISGIFLLTMFFNGGLIPTYLIIKNLNLLDTPWVLIVVGGASVWNLIVARTFFQNTIPRELEEAAEVDGCSHFSLFLRIIIPISGPIIAVMALFYGVGHWNQYFNALMYLQDRSLFPLQLFLREILIVNEMNANMMMDGESMAAMAEQAKIADIIKYAVIIISALPLLILYPFLQRFFIKGILIGSIKG; from the coding sequence ATGAAATCCTCTTTTGGGGACCAGGTATTTGAATGGAGCAATCGCTTTATTTTGTTTCTGGTAACGCTAGTTGTTTTGTATCCACTAGTCTATGTAGTTAGCGCATCCATCAGTGATCCCCAATATGTTAATACTGGTCAGATGTGGCTGTGGCCGATTGACATCACACTAGATGGTTATCGCAGGGTTCTGGATAATCCTGACATCTGGATCGGATATCGAAATACTATAATTTATACCCTGCTTGGAACGAGCCTCAATCTTTTGTTAACCATTCCTTGCGCATATGCTTTAGCTCGCAAAGATTTGTATGGGCGCAACGTTATTTCCGGAATTTTTCTGTTAACGATGTTTTTTAATGGTGGTCTGATTCCAACTTATCTCATAATTAAAAATCTCAATCTTCTTGATACTCCATGGGTGCTAATCGTAGTGGGGGGCGCTAGCGTCTGGAACCTTATCGTTGCACGTACTTTCTTTCAAAATACAATTCCTCGAGAACTCGAGGAGGCTGCTGAGGTTGACGGCTGTTCACATTTTTCTCTATTCTTACGCATCATTATTCCTATTTCAGGGCCTATTATTGCTGTTATGGCGTTGTTCTATGGTGTTGGTCACTGGAATCAATATTTTAATGCACTCATGTACCTGCAGGATCGATCGCTATTTCCGCTACAATTATTTTTAAGAGAAATTTTGATTGTCAATGAAATGAACGCCAATATGATGATGGATGGGGAATCTATGGCTGCTATGGCCGAACAGGCCAAGATAGCGGATATTATTAAATACGCCGTCATTATTATATCCGCGTTGCCGTTGCTTATTCTGTATCCATTTCTTCAACGTTTCTTTATCAAAGGGATTTTAATTGGATCTATAAAAGGATAA
- a CDS encoding glycoside hydrolase family 5 protein — protein sequence MGKTVLTIEGEQFVINGKKTYSEIDGSPSDVHGLLMNARFVQGIFDDKQDPNRFHRFGRRFDPDQNTNDLIAALPEWYRAGLRAFTVCFQGGGPCFTIQNPTIDNNPFSEDGTSIDPAYAGRMDRLIRAADELGMVVIVSYFYTGQTGRMKDGKVILNAVRAASRFLKEGAYTNVIIEVCNEHNIAREHPLIASSEGMVALMEIARTESGGIPVGCSGLGRYINEEICKESDVILIHGNWLSRQHYYNHIQKVKAWAPGKPVVCNEDSPDISKIDVAFRTRTSWGYYNNITKQEVPVDWAITPGEDQFFAQRMAEGLGIDWPTIPEDEQLHLQGFEADMSYEGKRWIRLASLYPEKINYVDFYRNGVLYFTSYDNVHAVNHKKNWEMGAVEMSSEEEEWRAVVHLHDGKIIEKLAKL from the coding sequence ATGGGCAAAACGGTATTAACAATCGAAGGCGAACAATTTGTTATTAATGGAAAAAAAACGTATTCGGAGATTGATGGAAGTCCGTCCGATGTTCATGGTTTATTAATGAATGCGAGATTTGTTCAGGGTATATTTGATGACAAGCAAGACCCCAATCGCTTCCATCGTTTTGGACGCAGGTTCGATCCGGATCAGAATACGAATGATCTTATTGCAGCATTGCCTGAATGGTATCGGGCAGGACTTCGAGCATTTACAGTTTGTTTTCAGGGCGGTGGTCCATGTTTTACCATACAAAATCCAACGATCGATAACAATCCTTTCTCGGAGGACGGCACAAGCATTGATCCGGCTTACGCGGGTCGAATGGACCGCTTGATCAGAGCTGCGGATGAATTGGGCATGGTCGTTATCGTGAGTTATTTCTACACTGGGCAGACGGGACGTATGAAGGACGGCAAAGTAATATTGAATGCGGTCAGGGCAGCATCTCGCTTCCTAAAAGAAGGAGCTTACACAAATGTCATCATTGAGGTTTGCAATGAACATAATATTGCGCGTGAGCATCCATTAATCGCGTCGAGTGAGGGAATGGTTGCCTTAATGGAGATCGCCCGTACGGAATCTGGCGGGATACCTGTAGGCTGCAGCGGTTTAGGAAGATATATTAATGAAGAGATTTGCAAGGAAAGTGACGTTATTCTTATTCATGGCAACTGGCTATCTCGGCAGCACTATTATAATCACATTCAGAAAGTGAAGGCATGGGCACCCGGCAAGCCAGTTGTTTGCAACGAGGATTCGCCAGACATCAGCAAGATAGATGTGGCTTTTCGAACCCGAACATCTTGGGGATACTACAATAATATCACGAAGCAGGAAGTGCCCGTAGACTGGGCGATTACGCCCGGTGAGGATCAATTTTTTGCTCAGCGAATGGCAGAAGGATTGGGTATTGACTGGCCTACAATTCCAGAAGATGAGCAGTTGCATCTACAGGGCTTTGAAGCGGATATGTCCTATGAAGGAAAGCGTTGGATCAGGTTAGCAAGCTTGTATCCTGAGAAAATCAATTATGTGGATTTTTATCGAAATGGGGTGCTGTATTTTACAAGCTATGATAATGTCCATGCTGTAAATCATAAGAAAAACTGGGAGATGGGCGCAGTGGAAATGAGTTCGGAAGAGGAGGAATGGAGAGCAGTTGTTCATCTACATGATGGAAAGATTATAGAGAAATTAGCCAAGCTATGA
- a CDS encoding sulfatase-like hydrolase/transferase, whose product MVETGVTFTRAYSSCPVCVPARYAMMTGQLPHRTDCTANEIMPEGRQSFMEILSQNGYQTHGVGKMHFTFAEQGAEALWGFESRGISEEGGGDDDFKRYLNENGYGHVHDPQEVRSEMYYIPQPYQTTSAL is encoded by the coding sequence TTGGTTGAGACGGGCGTTACCTTCACGCGTGCGTATTCATCCTGTCCGGTTTGTGTGCCTGCGCGGTATGCCATGATGACGGGGCAGCTGCCGCACCGTACCGATTGTACGGCAAATGAGATAATGCCAGAAGGACGCCAAAGCTTTATGGAGATTTTGTCTCAGAACGGTTATCAGACGCATGGCGTTGGCAAAATGCACTTCACCTTTGCCGAGCAGGGAGCGGAGGCGCTCTGGGGCTTCGAGTCACGGGGTATTAGTGAGGAGGGCGGAGGTGATGACGATTTCAAACGTTATCTGAATGAGAATGGTTACGGGCATGTTCATGATCCCCAAGAGGTCCGGAGCGAGATGTATTACATTCCTCAGCCATATCAAACCACATCCGCCCTTTGA
- a CDS encoding sulfatase-like hydrolase/transferase: MDYQIGRLLAYMEEQDLLKNTMIVFSSDHAELLGDYNSVGKRSFLDSAARIPLIVSGSRSHERQ, translated from the coding sequence ATTGATTACCAAATCGGACGCTTGCTCGCTTACATGGAAGAACAAGATCTGCTGAAGAACACCATGATTGTATTCTCTTCTGACCACGCTGAGCTGCTTGGCGATTACAATAGTGTAGGCAAGCGCAGCTTCTTGGATTCCGCAGCTCGCATACCGCTGATCGTAAGTGGATCCCGATCGCACGAAAGGCAATGA
- a CDS encoding alpha-L-rhamnosidase, whose product MHNKGSFHPYDLRCEYKVNYLGLGERSPRFSWKLHAEGRDVRQSAYRLQVSTGGQEIWDTGKIISDQSLHITYAGPALGSRTRYEIRVKVWNQHGQESDWSEAAYGETGLLDQDEWRASWITARFEQSEPCQLLRKLFTLGDNIVSARLYATSLGVYRVYVNGESADDTLFAPGWTSYNKRLQYQTYDVAKLLASGENTIGVMLGNGWYMGNLGWNGLSQLYGNERAALLQLHVQYKDGREEVIVSDDSWRASKSALLMSELYHGEYYDARLESKGWHNKGFDDSEWTQVSLLDYGYDTLIAQEGEPVRIVEELQPVQVLRTPNGETVVDFGQNMVGWVQFAVEAEEGHTVVIRHAEVLDNDGNFYTSNLRTAKQTITYICRGDQVERYEPYFSFQGFRYIQVEGIRPELIATRVVAKVIHSDMDQTGTFECSDELVNQLQRNIVWGQKGNFLDIPTDCPQRDERMGWTGDAQVFMRTAAFNMNVAPFFTKWLKDLAADQLPDGGVPFVIPDVLRGRHSSAAWGDAAVICPWVLYERYGDRRVLEQQYESMVKWVEYIRSQGEQEHLWNTGFHFGDWLAMDAPNGSRVGSTPKDLIATAFYAYCSALLAKTAAVLNKLEDEVRYTELSERVTEQFRREFVTPNGRLASPTQTAYVLALMFDLLEEKHRPQAAAVLASYVEEQNVRLTTGFVGTPYLCLALSKHGYTDLAYKLVLQREYPSWLYPISKGATTIWEHWDGIKPDGSLCEDPMNSYNHYAYGSVGEWLYRIAAGLDTDVQNPGYKKVRIAPQISEAISYARASYSSMYGMVASGWERLEDRRMKVKVVIPPNTEASVMLPGAAMGQVVESAVPVAYAAGVHSVRQTEAGVQLEVGSGEYEFLYVFK is encoded by the coding sequence ATGCATAATAAGGGCAGCTTCCATCCATACGACTTGCGCTGCGAATATAAAGTAAATTACCTTGGGCTGGGCGAGCGCAGCCCAAGGTTCAGCTGGAAGCTTCATGCAGAAGGACGGGATGTGCGGCAATCCGCCTACAGGCTGCAAGTATCGACTGGAGGGCAGGAAATATGGGACACAGGTAAGATTATTTCTGATCAGTCCCTGCATATCACGTATGCGGGACCTGCTCTTGGCTCAAGAACGCGCTATGAAATCCGTGTCAAGGTTTGGAATCAGCATGGCCAAGAATCGGATTGGAGTGAGGCGGCATACGGTGAGACAGGGCTGTTGGATCAAGATGAATGGCGAGCATCATGGATAACTGCCAGATTCGAGCAATCAGAGCCCTGTCAACTGCTGCGCAAGCTATTCACATTAGGCGATAACATCGTTTCGGCCCGACTGTATGCAACAAGTCTTGGCGTATACAGGGTGTATGTTAATGGGGAGTCCGCTGATGACACCTTATTTGCACCCGGATGGACTAGCTACAACAAGAGGCTGCAGTACCAAACCTATGATGTAGCTAAGCTGCTTGCAAGTGGAGAGAATACAATTGGCGTCATGCTGGGCAATGGCTGGTATATGGGCAATTTGGGCTGGAATGGATTAAGTCAGCTGTATGGCAATGAACGCGCTGCATTACTGCAGCTTCACGTCCAATATAAGGATGGCAGAGAAGAAGTGATTGTCTCGGATGATTCCTGGAGAGCCAGCAAGAGCGCTTTGCTTATGTCCGAGCTGTATCACGGCGAATATTACGATGCACGGCTCGAAAGCAAGGGTTGGCATAACAAAGGGTTCGACGACAGTGAATGGACCCAAGTATCGCTGCTAGATTATGGATATGATACTTTGATCGCGCAAGAAGGCGAGCCGGTTCGAATCGTGGAGGAACTGCAGCCAGTCCAAGTGCTTCGTACTCCTAATGGGGAAACAGTCGTTGATTTTGGCCAGAACATGGTTGGGTGGGTGCAGTTTGCGGTAGAGGCGGAAGAGGGTCATACCGTTGTGATCCGTCACGCAGAAGTGTTGGATAATGACGGTAATTTCTATACGAGCAACCTGCGAACAGCGAAACAAACCATCACATACATCTGCAGAGGTGATCAAGTAGAGCGTTATGAGCCTTATTTTTCATTCCAAGGCTTCCGCTATATTCAGGTTGAAGGTATTCGGCCGGAGCTTATTGCAACCCGTGTTGTTGCTAAAGTCATTCATAGCGATATGGATCAAACAGGGACGTTCGAATGCTCTGACGAGCTGGTGAATCAGCTGCAGCGAAATATTGTATGGGGGCAAAAAGGGAATTTTCTTGACATTCCAACCGACTGTCCGCAGCGTGATGAAAGGATGGGCTGGACGGGTGATGCGCAGGTGTTCATGCGGACAGCTGCATTCAATATGAATGTAGCGCCTTTCTTCACCAAATGGCTAAAGGACCTTGCAGCCGATCAGCTTCCAGATGGCGGCGTACCATTTGTAATCCCCGATGTGCTTCGCGGAAGGCATTCATCGGCAGCCTGGGGAGATGCAGCCGTTATATGTCCTTGGGTGCTGTATGAACGATACGGGGATCGGCGAGTGCTGGAACAGCAATATGAGAGCATGGTGAAATGGGTTGAGTATATTCGGTCGCAAGGCGAGCAAGAGCATTTATGGAATACGGGCTTTCATTTCGGCGATTGGCTTGCAATGGATGCCCCCAATGGAAGCCGTGTAGGGTCAACACCTAAGGATTTGATTGCGACAGCCTTCTATGCGTATTGTTCCGCACTGCTGGCGAAGACGGCGGCAGTGCTTAACAAGCTCGAGGACGAAGTGCGTTATACAGAGCTAAGCGAACGAGTAACCGAGCAATTCCGGAGGGAGTTTGTAACCCCGAATGGCCGGTTGGCCTCCCCAACTCAAACGGCCTATGTACTGGCTCTCATGTTTGATTTGTTGGAAGAGAAGCATAGGCCGCAGGCAGCCGCTGTTCTGGCTAGTTATGTGGAGGAGCAGAACGTTCGTTTGACAACAGGCTTTGTAGGCACCCCTTATCTCTGCCTGGCCTTGTCCAAGCATGGATATACGGATCTGGCCTATAAGCTGGTTCTCCAGCGCGAGTATCCGTCATGGCTGTACCCGATTTCCAAAGGAGCAACAACGATTTGGGAGCATTGGGACGGCATTAAGCCTGACGGCTCGTTATGCGAGGATCCTATGAACTCTTATAATCATTATGCCTATGGCTCAGTCGGAGAGTGGTTATACAGAATTGCGGCGGGACTCGATACAGATGTGCAGAATCCAGGCTACAAGAAGGTGCGCATAGCGCCTCAGATTTCGGAAGCGATCAGCTATGCCCGAGCATCCTATAGCTCTATGTATGGGATGGTAGCATCAGGCTGGGAGCGGCTGGAGGACCGCAGAATGAAGGTGAAGGTGGTCATTCCGCCGAATACGGAGGCGTCTGTGATGCTGCCTGGCGCAGCAATGGGTCAAGTAGTGGAATCAGCGGTTCCTGTCGCCTATGCCGCAGGCGTACACTCGGTACGGCAGACAGAAGCCGGTGTACAGCTTGAGGTAGGATCAGGAGAATATGAGTTTCTATATGTCTTCAAATAA
- a CDS encoding extracellular solute-binding protein → MKKKMMILMVAFSMMISMSVACSTKQSDENISENSAFPQNFNATGYPIVNEKVTLKLMGSKGASQGPWDQMMFFKEMERLTNIHFEFDTPDGKVFPEKKNLTFASDNLPDVFFAGSLTFFDQINYGKQGLLIPLEGLIDEYAPNFKALMEKDPAIRRAITAPDGHIYALPQVSDIIRDMMFFRTYLNAEWMEALGNPQVPQTTDELLELLKRFRDEDPNKNGKSDELPLSFTNAKNDSLAIARTYIMPAFGVLEDRANLSRLQVTDDTVNAVFLSEGYKEFLKYMKTLYDEKLLDPEIFTHTDQQLKAKGQENRIGMTMHAAPFSVFKVEKPEDNEKYPLVMPLTSAINSEKLFTPRPNITIGTFAITKNNPHPEATMRWVDYLYTPEGFMLGNQGIEGEAWKWKDDSKKEWERITPEGMNKEEFRAQNTPDIGSTIPLLKSMEINYKQNDPVNNILNDQANKLSEYVQEAMPLLFLSEEEENRVNIIKNDLMNYIAQMEAKFVLGKASFDDWDNYVSLLKKMSADEYVEIYQKAYDRWKTTK, encoded by the coding sequence GTGAAGAAAAAGATGATGATACTAATGGTAGCTTTTTCAATGATGATCAGCATGAGTGTTGCCTGTTCAACCAAGCAATCCGATGAGAACATTTCCGAGAATTCTGCATTCCCTCAAAACTTTAATGCGACCGGATACCCGATTGTGAATGAGAAGGTTACCCTTAAGTTAATGGGATCAAAAGGAGCAAGTCAGGGTCCTTGGGATCAAATGATGTTTTTTAAGGAAATGGAGAGATTGACTAATATTCATTTTGAATTTGACACGCCGGATGGTAAGGTTTTTCCAGAAAAGAAAAACTTAACCTTTGCGAGCGATAACTTACCTGATGTATTTTTTGCGGGATCCCTAACATTCTTCGATCAGATCAATTATGGCAAACAAGGCCTTTTGATTCCTCTTGAAGGACTTATTGACGAGTATGCTCCTAATTTTAAGGCGTTGATGGAAAAAGATCCTGCAATTCGCCGAGCCATTACTGCACCAGATGGTCATATCTATGCTTTACCACAAGTCTCAGATATTATTCGTGACATGATGTTTTTCCGAACCTATTTGAATGCAGAGTGGATGGAAGCGCTGGGTAACCCACAAGTTCCCCAGACGACTGACGAACTGTTGGAGCTGTTAAAGCGCTTCCGTGATGAGGATCCGAACAAGAACGGAAAGAGTGACGAACTCCCATTGTCGTTTACTAACGCAAAGAATGATTCACTGGCCATCGCGAGAACTTATATAATGCCAGCGTTCGGTGTGCTGGAGGATAGAGCTAATTTATCCCGTTTGCAGGTAACCGACGACACAGTGAACGCTGTGTTCTTGTCTGAAGGATACAAGGAATTCCTAAAGTATATGAAGACCCTGTATGATGAGAAGCTTCTCGACCCGGAAATCTTTACTCATACTGATCAACAACTGAAGGCCAAGGGGCAAGAAAATCGGATTGGCATGACGATGCATGCTGCACCGTTCTCCGTATTCAAGGTTGAAAAACCGGAGGATAATGAGAAATATCCATTGGTGATGCCATTGACGAGTGCTATAAATAGCGAGAAGCTGTTTACACCGCGTCCCAATATTACAATCGGTACCTTTGCCATTACAAAAAATAATCCACATCCAGAAGCGACAATGAGATGGGTAGACTACTTGTATACACCAGAAGGATTTATGCTTGGAAACCAAGGAATTGAAGGTGAGGCCTGGAAGTGGAAGGATGATAGCAAAAAGGAATGGGAAAGGATTACGCCAGAGGGAATGAACAAGGAGGAGTTCCGCGCCCAGAATACACCCGATATTGGTTCGACAATCCCGCTTCTGAAAAGCATGGAAATTAATTACAAACAAAACGATCCTGTTAATAACATTCTAAATGATCAAGCAAATAAATTGTCTGAATACGTGCAAGAAGCAATGCCGTTACTTTTTTTGTCGGAAGAGGAAGAAAATAGAGTGAATATTATAAAGAACGATTTGATGAACTACATTGCGCAGATGGAAGCAAAGTTTGTGCTAGGTAAGGCGAGTTTTGATGATTGGGATAATTATGTTTCCCTGCTGAAGAAAATGAGTGCGGATGAGTATGTGGAAATCTATCAAAAGGCATATGATCGGTGGAAAACAACAAAATAA
- a CDS encoding glycoside hydrolase family 3 N-terminal domain-containing protein, producing the protein MESYRNASTPIDARVIDLLQRMTLVEKVVQTLSIGKVGQSFDVELNEDGSLEESCIEEIYKHGAGAIQLPFKTDSIETRIKKLNALQDYYVNKTRLGIPVMAQEECLHGHLAKDATSFPIPIAMASTWDTELIERVYSAIGKEARVRGGHEAHTPVLDLARDPRWGRTEETYGEDTYLVTRMGVAAVRGLQGTDEIVNHEHVVSAPKHLAGYAQSDGGRNFAPSNIPTRVLRDQILPPFKAVVQEAGALGMMPSHNEIDGIPCHGNRQLLTEILRDEWGFNGIVVSDYFDASRLDILFHVVNNSKEAAVKALKAGLDMDLPGGGCYTQLLDAIAEDPELEDVLNVTVARILRVKFLLGLFENPYVDAEHAKQVINCEQHKKLAKEAADKSITLLKNEGGLLPLNRNEIRKLAVIGPNAHPICTGSYSTKPNKGISILDGIIAKTNGELEVAYAVGCEIIKGKDDSGETELDRRMNNPQLSTGDKNEAWIVEAVSVAKESDVAILCVGGNTLTSREAIFFNDDRGDRYDLDLPGVQNELVKRIVETGTPTVVLLINGGPLTINYIAQHVPAILEGWYLGEETGHAVADVLFGDVNPSGKLPITFPRSVGQLPVYYSQKPTGLFKKYLFAEHDEPLFSFGTGLSYTTFQYRHLQLSSITMAMNGSVTVSVEVSNTGEYAGDEIVQLYIADLVSSVTRPVQELKGFMRITLQPGEAQTVAFRIDPSMLSFTGEDYEITVEPGAFKIMVGSSSKHYESIVLNVIEEEKTNDA; encoded by the coding sequence ATGGAGTCTTATAGAAACGCTTCAACACCGATAGATGCTCGAGTTATAGATCTGCTGCAAAGAATGACATTGGTGGAAAAAGTCGTACAGACTTTATCTATAGGCAAAGTCGGTCAAAGCTTTGATGTCGAGCTTAATGAAGACGGGAGTCTTGAGGAAAGCTGTATTGAAGAAATCTATAAGCATGGCGCCGGCGCCATTCAGCTTCCCTTCAAGACCGACTCGATTGAAACAAGAATCAAGAAACTTAACGCGCTTCAGGACTATTATGTAAACAAAACAAGGCTAGGAATACCTGTAATGGCTCAAGAAGAATGTCTGCACGGACATCTCGCAAAGGATGCCACAAGCTTTCCCATCCCTATTGCTATGGCGAGTACATGGGATACGGAGCTAATTGAACGTGTATACTCCGCAATTGGGAAGGAAGCAAGGGTCAGAGGCGGGCATGAAGCGCATACGCCTGTGCTTGATCTTGCAAGAGATCCCCGTTGGGGAAGGACAGAGGAGACTTATGGTGAAGATACGTACCTTGTTACCCGAATGGGTGTTGCTGCAGTAAGAGGTTTACAAGGAACGGACGAGATCGTAAATCATGAGCATGTCGTCTCTGCACCAAAACATCTGGCTGGTTATGCACAATCTGATGGGGGGCGCAATTTTGCTCCAAGCAACATTCCCACTCGAGTGCTGAGGGACCAGATCCTTCCTCCGTTCAAGGCGGTGGTACAAGAAGCTGGAGCGCTCGGCATGATGCCTTCTCATAATGAGATCGATGGGATTCCTTGTCATGGCAACAGACAATTGCTTACCGAGATCCTGCGAGATGAATGGGGGTTTAACGGCATTGTTGTATCCGATTACTTCGACGCTTCCAGATTAGATATTTTGTTCCATGTTGTCAATAATTCGAAGGAAGCTGCAGTAAAAGCCTTAAAGGCAGGTTTGGACATGGATTTGCCTGGCGGAGGTTGCTATACCCAACTATTGGATGCCATAGCCGAAGATCCAGAGTTAGAAGATGTGCTGAATGTTACCGTGGCACGCATTTTACGAGTCAAGTTTTTGCTAGGGCTATTTGAGAATCCATATGTGGATGCAGAGCATGCCAAGCAAGTGATTAATTGTGAGCAGCATAAGAAGCTTGCCAAGGAAGCGGCAGACAAATCGATCACCCTGTTGAAAAATGAGGGCGGGCTGCTGCCTCTGAACAGGAATGAAATTCGCAAGCTTGCTGTAATTGGACCGAATGCACATCCGATCTGCACCGGCTCGTACAGTACAAAACCGAACAAAGGTATTAGTATTCTGGATGGGATTATAGCAAAAACAAATGGAGAACTGGAAGTGGCTTATGCAGTAGGTTGTGAAATTATAAAAGGGAAGGATGATAGCGGGGAAACGGAATTGGATCGACGTATGAATAATCCCCAATTAAGTACAGGGGATAAAAATGAAGCCTGGATTGTAGAGGCTGTCTCTGTAGCCAAGGAAAGTGACGTAGCCATCCTCTGTGTCGGCGGTAACACTTTAACCAGCAGAGAGGCTATATTCTTCAACGATGATAGAGGCGACAGATATGATCTTGACCTTCCTGGAGTTCAAAATGAACTGGTGAAAAGGATAGTCGAGACCGGGACGCCTACTGTTGTCCTGCTCATCAATGGAGGTCCGTTGACGATCAACTACATCGCGCAGCATGTGCCGGCAATCTTGGAGGGCTGGTATCTTGGGGAAGAGACAGGTCATGCGGTAGCAGATGTATTGTTCGGCGATGTGAATCCAAGCGGCAAGCTGCCTATTACTTTCCCTCGTTCAGTAGGACAATTGCCTGTGTATTACTCACAAAAACCAACGGGTTTATTCAAAAAATATTTATTTGCCGAGCATGATGAGCCGCTGTTCTCTTTCGGTACGGGATTAAGTTATACAACATTTCAATATCGTCATTTGCAATTAAGCTCTATTACGATGGCGATGAACGGTAGCGTCACCGTATCTGTCGAAGTCAGCAATACGGGTGAGTACGCAGGGGATGAAATTGTGCAATTGTATATTGCAGACCTGGTGAGCTCTGTCACAAGACCTGTTCAAGAATTAAAAGGCTTCATGCGCATTACACTCCAGCCAGGTGAAGCACAAACAGTTGCTTTCCGCATTGATCCCTCTATGCTGAGCTTTACAGGAGAGGACTATGAAATCACTGTGGAGCCTGGCGCATTCAAAATTATGGTGGGTTCAAGCTCGAAGCATTACGAATCTATCGTTCTGAATGTGATAGAAGAGGAGAAAACGAACGATGCATAA